Genomic segment of Pacificitalea manganoxidans:
GTGCCGGCTTTCGCTATGGTCGGATCACTCGACGGTGATCGTTTTCATGACCAGATTGCCATCGGGCTTGATCGGGCCGTCTTCGGTGGCGCCGAGCGTGTATTCAAAGATGCCGGTGGAATTGCCGCCTGCTTCGGAATGCACCATCAGCATCAGCATGTCGCCAGCGGCGACCTCTTCGGTCAGGATCGCGGCGACATCGGTGTTTTCACCCATGCGCAGCGGAGCGTGACCCACGACGGGGCCCGGTTTGCCTTCGGAGTCGGTGCGGTGCACGACCAGCCAGCCGTTTTCGCCAGCGGTGACCATCTCGGCGGACACGACACCGTTTTCAACGGTCTGGTTGGAGGCTTCGACCATCGGGGTCATGCTGTGCGCGGCGGCAAAGGCCGAACCTGCGGTAATGGCGGTGAGGGCGGCGGCGGTGAGAATGCGTTTCATCGGTTGTCGTTCCCTATTAGTGGATGGCCGAATGATCGGCCCATGCGCTAATCACGGAATGCCCCGCGACAAAGTTTCACCTGCCGCCAAATTATATTTT
This window contains:
- a CDS encoding DUF7282 domain-containing protein, with product MKRILTAAALTAITAGSAFAAAHSMTPMVEASNQTVENGVVSAEMVTAGENGWLVVHRTDSEGKPGPVVGHAPLRMGENTDVAAILTEEVAAGDMLMLMVHSEAGGNSTGIFEYTLGATEDGPIKPDGNLVMKTITVE